In a single window of the Photobacterium profundum SS9 genome:
- a CDS encoding phosphatase PAP2 family protein, producing the protein MIIKFSASIIVAAIFSTQVSANTVSDANEINRSVNDSIVEAGDMVQILLPAAGYFAAWMHDDLEGAKQLTYSTLSTQLIIHGVKSTVGRKRPNDSSWNSFPSGHTGAAFSGAAFLQSRYGSTWGIPAYAAATFVGVSRIHGNRHYAGDVVAGASIGFLMNQYFVSPYNTDGVYFNAQSTSDGVALGVTITNDALEGNTKTRKSNQFVTTDLRHRIELGIGTNLADSSASAGAADFLDDSDTIDKYQPFSYVNYQYRLESDDYFELEFLPSETRRRGTVTQPFTNDGVAYDKGDEVYTAFRHWMLGSNIYKGIKVTDNFIVDFGLGLYVHMVALDVDNATGGGKYSKTEYWKAMPSGTVKGQYYLTKSVSVIGKAQYHGWESDSYVYGEAGVNYQINSAWDVGIKYGYSQTDLDNTKFKASYESNNMMLTFSNRF; encoded by the coding sequence ATGATTATTAAATTTTCGGCTAGCATCATTGTTGCCGCTATTTTTTCAACTCAAGTAAGTGCTAATACTGTTTCTGATGCAAATGAGATTAATCGCTCAGTTAATGATTCAATTGTTGAAGCTGGTGATATGGTTCAAATTCTATTGCCCGCGGCTGGTTATTTTGCAGCATGGATGCATGATGACTTGGAAGGAGCGAAGCAACTTACTTATTCTACGTTAAGTACGCAACTGATCATTCATGGAGTAAAGAGCACCGTTGGTCGTAAGCGACCTAACGATAGCAGCTGGAACTCATTTCCATCAGGTCACACTGGCGCTGCATTCTCTGGTGCTGCGTTCTTACAATCACGATATGGGTCAACATGGGGCATACCTGCTTATGCTGCAGCCACATTTGTTGGCGTTAGCCGTATTCATGGTAATCGTCACTATGCTGGTGATGTTGTGGCGGGGGCCAGTATTGGTTTTTTAATGAATCAATACTTTGTATCGCCATATAATACTGATGGCGTTTACTTCAATGCTCAATCAACCAGTGACGGTGTAGCGCTGGGTGTTACGATCACAAATGATGCATTGGAAGGTAATACTAAAACGCGTAAAAGTAATCAATTTGTTACAACTGATCTGCGCCACCGTATTGAACTTGGCATTGGTACTAATCTCGCTGATAGTTCGGCGAGTGCTGGCGCGGCTGATTTCCTTGACGATTCTGACACCATTGATAAGTATCAACCGTTCTCATATGTTAACTACCAATACCGATTAGAAAGTGATGACTATTTTGAATTGGAATTCCTGCCTAGCGAGACACGTCGTCGTGGAACGGTAACGCAACCATTTACTAATGATGGCGTGGCTTATGACAAAGGTGATGAGGTGTATACTGCATTCCGTCATTGGATGCTTGGTTCTAACATCTACAAGGGCATTAAAGTCACTGACAATTTCATTGTTGATTTTGGTTTAGGTCTGTACGTTCATATGGTGGCGCTCGACGTTGATAATGCGACGGGGGGCGGTAAGTATTCAAAGACAGAGTATTGGAAGGCTATGCCAAGTGGTACCGTTAAAGGGCAATATTATCTTACTAAGTCGGTATCTGTTATTGGCAAGGCTCAATATCATGGCTGGGAGAGTGATAGCTATGTATATGGTGAGGCTGGCGTGAATTATCAAATTAACTCTGCTTGGGATGTCGGCATTAAATACGGATATTCACAAACCGACCTTGATAACACAAAATTTAAAGCAAGCTACGAAAGTAATAATATGATGCTGACATTCTCAAATAGATTTTAA
- a CDS encoding ISAs1 family transposase, translating to MHIDHFKEHFQSITDQRQGAKVTYCLFEVLFGSLCAVIAGAKGWFDIREYILGRHDWFAHNNMFLNDIPVDDTIARIISTIEPKQFQECFINWMFSVHTLTEGQVVAIDGKTLRGSYNREDRASTIHMISAYASSNKLVLGQLKTEQKSNEITVIPELIRMLDIKGALVTIDAMACQTKIAKAIVDKDADYLLAVKSSQGKLRIAVEKAFAAECSSVADDITFEKGHGRIESRQCYVFGSDKLEGNFSRWKGLKSIVMVEKFHFVKGKKLDLEYRYYISSKELTAEQAASAVREHWGIESMHWVLDVSMNEDAWQIYKDHGAENLACLRHMSLNMLRAEPTKLSIVGKQKCCMMNTSMLEAVLSAGFSEMAKN from the coding sequence ATGCATATTGACCACTTTAAAGAACATTTTCAGAGCATCACTGACCAGCGCCAAGGTGCTAAGGTGACTTATTGCCTTTTTGAAGTCTTGTTTGGCTCATTATGTGCGGTGATTGCTGGAGCCAAGGGCTGGTTTGATATTCGTGAATACATTCTTGGTCGTCATGACTGGTTTGCTCACAACAATATGTTTTTGAACGATATCCCTGTTGATGACACTATCGCACGGATCATATCTACCATTGAACCAAAGCAATTTCAAGAATGCTTCATTAACTGGATGTTTTCAGTCCATACACTGACCGAAGGACAAGTGGTCGCTATTGATGGTAAAACACTTCGTGGCTCCTACAACCGTGAGGATAGAGCCAGTACCATCCATATGATCAGCGCCTATGCGTCATCCAATAAATTAGTGTTGGGACAGTTAAAAACGGAACAAAAGAGCAATGAAATTACCGTAATCCCTGAGCTGATAAGGATGCTCGACATAAAGGGAGCATTGGTAACCATTGACGCGATGGCTTGTCAAACCAAGATAGCCAAAGCCATTGTCGATAAAGACGCAGATTACTTGCTTGCAGTCAAAAGTAGTCAGGGAAAACTGCGTATAGCGGTAGAAAAGGCGTTTGCCGCTGAGTGTTCAAGTGTAGCCGATGACATCACTTTTGAGAAAGGACATGGTCGCATCGAGTCACGCCAGTGTTATGTCTTTGGAAGCGACAAGCTTGAGGGTAACTTCTCTCGCTGGAAAGGCCTAAAAAGCATCGTGATGGTCGAAAAATTCCACTTTGTCAAAGGGAAGAAATTAGATCTAGAATACCGCTACTACATCAGCTCGAAAGAACTTACCGCAGAGCAAGCCGCGAGCGCGGTTAGAGAGCACTGGGGTATTGAATCCATGCATTGGGTGCTCGATGTGAGTATGAATGAAGATGCGTGGCAAATATACAAAGATCATGGTGCAGAAAACCTAGCCTGTCTGCGTCATATGAGTCTGAATATGCTTCGAGCAGAGCCAACTAAACTCAGTATCGTCGGAAAGCAGAAATGCTGCATGATGAATACTTCAATGTTAGAGGCAGTGTTGAGCGCAGGTTTTAGCGAGATGGCGAAAAACTAG